In the genome of Cupriavidus malaysiensis, one region contains:
- the catC gene encoding muconolactone Delta-isomerase — protein MLFMAQMTVRIPHSLAPAFVEQLKADEKALSQQLQREGKWRHLWRVTGQYANVSIFDVASNDELHTLLTSLPLYPYMDITVTPLAQHGSAIVQN, from the coding sequence ATGCTGTTCATGGCCCAGATGACCGTCCGTATTCCCCATTCGCTCGCCCCGGCCTTCGTCGAGCAGCTCAAGGCCGACGAGAAGGCGCTGTCGCAGCAACTGCAGCGCGAAGGCAAATGGCGCCACCTGTGGCGCGTGACCGGGCAGTACGCCAACGTCAGCATCTTCGACGTTGCCTCGAACGATGAACTGCACACGCTGCTGACCTCGCTGCCCCTCTACCCCTACATGGACATCACCGTGACGCCGCTGGCACAGCACGGCTCGGCGATCGTCCAGAACTGA
- the pcaD gene encoding 3-oxoadipate enol-lactonase yields the protein MPYADLPGVRLHYRLDGDAGLPVLVLSNSLGTNLDMWTPQVAAFSKHFRVLRYDTRGHGASSVPAGPYQVEQLGADVIGLLDDLQIERAHFCGLSMGGITGMWLALAHPQRLSKLVLCNTAAYIGPPENWTNRAGAVERDGVGSIAPAVVDRWLTPDFAAKRPELVKYLRQMLSATDARGYAANCLAVRDADLRERVRDIQLPTLVIAGSGDLPTPPRDGQYLAKAIPGARYVELEAAHISNLQQVEPFTRTVLEFLPG from the coding sequence ATGCCCTACGCTGACCTTCCCGGCGTCCGCCTGCACTACCGCCTCGACGGCGATGCCGGCCTGCCCGTCCTCGTGCTGTCCAACTCGCTCGGCACCAACCTCGACATGTGGACGCCGCAGGTCGCCGCATTCAGCAAGCATTTCCGCGTGCTGCGCTATGACACGCGCGGCCACGGCGCTTCGTCGGTGCCGGCCGGCCCCTACCAGGTGGAGCAGCTCGGCGCCGACGTGATCGGCCTGCTCGACGACCTGCAGATCGAGCGCGCGCACTTCTGCGGCCTGTCGATGGGCGGCATCACCGGCATGTGGCTGGCGCTGGCGCATCCGCAGCGCTTGTCGAAGCTGGTGCTGTGCAATACCGCGGCCTATATCGGCCCGCCGGAAAACTGGACCAACCGCGCGGGCGCGGTCGAGCGCGACGGTGTCGGCTCCATCGCCCCGGCCGTGGTCGACCGGTGGCTGACGCCGGATTTCGCCGCCAAGCGCCCGGAACTGGTCAAGTACCTGCGCCAGATGCTGAGCGCCACCGATGCGCGCGGCTATGCCGCCAACTGCCTGGCTGTGCGCGACGCCGACCTGCGCGAGCGGGTGCGCGACATCCAGCTGCCGACGCTGGTGATCGCCGGCTCGGGCGACCTGCCCACCCCGCCGCGCGACGGCCAGTACCTGGCCAAGGCGATCCCGGGTGCGCGCTATGTGGAACTGGAAGCCGCCCACATCTCGAACCTGCAGCAGGTCGAGCCCTTCACGCGGACGGTGCTGGAGTTCCTGCCGGGCTGA
- a CDS encoding MetQ/NlpA family ABC transporter substrate-binding protein, translating into MVAALGIAVAGSAAAQEQTIRVGTVSGPDADVWKVVQKVAKREGLNVKVIEFNDYVQPNAALDAGELEANSFQHQPYLDSQIKQRGYKMTSVGFTYISPLGIYSQKVKATKDLPQGARVAIPNDPSNENRALLLLAAQGVIKLKPGAGTNGSNATPLDVAENPKKLKLVELDAAQLARALPDVAAAAINTNYALAAGLQPTHDAIALEDIRSPYANIIVVRTQDKDKPWVKKLLAAYQSEDVRQFMKSQFKGAMVPSF; encoded by the coding sequence CTGGTCGCCGCCCTCGGCATCGCCGTCGCCGGCAGCGCCGCGGCCCAGGAGCAGACCATCCGCGTCGGCACCGTCAGCGGCCCCGACGCCGACGTGTGGAAGGTGGTGCAGAAGGTGGCCAAGCGTGAAGGCCTGAACGTCAAGGTGATCGAGTTCAACGACTACGTGCAGCCGAACGCCGCGCTGGACGCCGGCGAACTGGAGGCCAACAGCTTCCAGCACCAGCCTTACCTGGACAGCCAGATCAAGCAGCGCGGCTACAAGATGACCAGCGTGGGCTTCACCTATATCTCGCCGCTGGGCATCTATTCGCAGAAGGTGAAGGCGACCAAGGACCTGCCGCAAGGCGCCCGCGTCGCGATTCCCAATGATCCGTCCAACGAGAACCGCGCGCTGCTGCTGCTGGCCGCGCAGGGTGTGATCAAGCTGAAGCCGGGTGCCGGCACCAACGGCAGCAACGCCACGCCGCTGGATGTCGCCGAGAACCCCAAGAAGCTGAAGCTGGTCGAGCTTGACGCCGCCCAGCTTGCGCGCGCGCTGCCGGACGTGGCCGCCGCCGCCATCAACACCAACTATGCGCTGGCCGCCGGCCTGCAGCCGACCCACGACGCCATCGCGCTGGAGGACATCCGCAGCCCCTACGCCAACATCATCGTGGTGCGCACGCAGGACAAGGACAAGCCCTGGGTCAAGAAGCTGCTGGCCGCCTACCAGTCGGAAGACGTGCGCCAGTTCATGAAGAGCCAGTTCAAGGGCGCCATGGTGCCGTCGTTCTGA
- a CDS encoding efflux transporter outer membrane subunit, with the protein MKRFTLALIPALAPLLFAACTTVGPDYHLPEQAAVKSPEANGPLPGAGNPAVSIAPVPDGWWRLYDDPRLDALVQEALAANTDLRVAAANLRRAIATYHEVEAENLPMARVEAGAQRGEIAAEPLLHEEKIPVMNFGNVGFGVSYLIDFFGKLARADEAALAGAQASQAALDQTRVVVAAETARSYVEGCAASHELSVAEHQLALQERGVELTRRLVEAGRGQPLDLLRAQSQADSLRAALPRLRAGREAAAYRLAVMLGKPPAAGAVQDYACHAIPKLSQALPVGDGAALLKRRPDVRQAERELASATAKIGVATADLYPSISIGASAGFTGILDHLGQAQTAHWGIGPAITWNIPTSGTRARIHNMEAGADAALAHFDGVVLKALRETDTALSAYTHELERNASLRAARDKADQAAHQNRLLYEAGRAPYLNSLDADRTLANNDAALAASDGQVAMDQISLFLALGGGWQGAPKVHEHLATERSRHESDHESDHEGATAGTH; encoded by the coding sequence GTGAAACGCTTTACGCTAGCCCTGATTCCGGCGCTGGCGCCGTTGCTGTTCGCCGCCTGCACCACGGTCGGCCCCGACTATCACCTGCCGGAGCAAGCCGCGGTCAAGTCGCCGGAAGCCAACGGCCCGCTGCCCGGCGCCGGCAACCCGGCCGTCTCGATCGCCCCCGTGCCGGACGGCTGGTGGCGCCTGTACGACGATCCGCGGCTCGACGCGCTGGTACAGGAAGCCCTGGCCGCCAATACCGATCTGCGCGTGGCCGCTGCCAACCTGCGCCGCGCCATCGCCACCTACCACGAGGTCGAAGCCGAGAACCTGCCGATGGCACGGGTCGAGGCGGGCGCCCAGCGTGGCGAGATCGCGGCCGAACCGCTGCTGCATGAAGAGAAGATTCCGGTCATGAATTTCGGCAACGTCGGCTTCGGCGTGTCCTACCTGATCGATTTCTTCGGCAAGCTGGCCCGCGCCGACGAGGCCGCACTGGCCGGCGCCCAGGCCAGTCAGGCCGCGCTCGACCAGACGCGCGTGGTCGTGGCCGCAGAGACCGCGCGTTCCTATGTGGAAGGCTGCGCCGCCTCGCATGAACTCTCAGTGGCCGAGCACCAGCTCGCACTGCAGGAACGCGGCGTCGAGCTGACGCGCCGCCTGGTCGAGGCGGGCCGCGGACAGCCGCTTGACCTGCTGCGCGCCCAGTCGCAGGCCGACAGCCTGCGCGCCGCGCTGCCCAGGCTGCGCGCGGGCCGGGAAGCCGCCGCCTATCGCCTGGCGGTGATGCTGGGCAAGCCGCCCGCCGCCGGTGCCGTGCAGGACTATGCCTGCCACGCGATTCCCAAGCTGAGCCAGGCCCTGCCGGTCGGCGACGGCGCGGCGCTGCTCAAGCGCCGCCCCGACGTGCGCCAGGCCGAACGCGAGCTGGCCTCGGCCACCGCCAAGATCGGGGTGGCCACCGCCGATCTGTATCCGTCCATCTCCATCGGCGCCTCGGCCGGCTTCACCGGCATCCTGGATCACCTGGGCCAGGCACAGACGGCGCACTGGGGCATCGGTCCTGCGATCACCTGGAATATCCCCACCAGCGGCACCCGGGCGCGCATCCACAATATGGAAGCAGGCGCCGACGCCGCGCTGGCGCACTTCGACGGGGTGGTGCTGAAGGCCCTGCGCGAGACCGACACGGCCCTCAGCGCCTACACGCACGAACTGGAGCGCAATGCCTCACTGCGGGCCGCGCGCGACAAGGCTGACCAGGCCGCGCACCAGAACCGGCTGCTGTACGAGGCCGGCCGCGCGCCCTACCTGAACAGCCTCGACGCCGATCGGACGCTCGCCAACAACGACGCCGCGCTGGCTGCCTCGGACGGCCAGGTGGCGATGGACCAGATCAGCCTCTTCCTCGCCCTCGGCGGCGGCTGGCAGGGGGCACCCAAGGTCCACGAGCATCTCGCCACCGAACGCTCGCGCCACGAGAGCGACCACGAGAGCGACCACGAGGGCGCCACGGCCGGCACGCATTGA
- a CDS encoding HlyD family secretion protein, whose product MKLRLKSIGPVVLTLALTAGAAVVAKHLWDYYTIAPWTRDGHVRADVVQIAPDVSGLVTRVLVKDNQRVKRGDALFEIDRDRFALALQQAEANAAAIRATLGQSRREAARSQKLSDIVAKEVVEEGLAKVQQGEAALAQAESAVNLAKLNLERTRVLSPVDGYVNDRLPRLGDYVSTGKPVMSMVDEQSFHVEGYFEETKLGGIHLGSPVRIRIMGESQVLRGHVQSIAAGIEDRDRSAGSSLLPNVNPTFNWVRLAQRVPVRIALDDMPADIRLVAGRTATVSVEEARGGKGDAAPAAAGAAPQSGHAVAQTPAGKQESIQ is encoded by the coding sequence ATGAAACTCAGACTGAAATCCATCGGGCCGGTCGTGCTCACGCTGGCCCTGACCGCCGGAGCGGCGGTCGTCGCCAAGCACCTGTGGGACTACTACACGATCGCACCGTGGACGCGCGACGGACATGTGCGGGCCGACGTCGTGCAGATCGCCCCCGACGTGTCAGGCCTGGTCACCCGCGTGCTGGTCAAGGACAACCAGCGCGTCAAGCGCGGCGACGCGCTGTTCGAGATCGACCGCGACCGCTTCGCCCTGGCGCTGCAGCAAGCCGAGGCCAATGCGGCGGCGATCCGCGCCACGCTGGGCCAGTCGCGCCGCGAGGCGGCACGCAGCCAGAAGCTGTCGGACATCGTCGCCAAGGAAGTGGTGGAAGAAGGGCTGGCCAAGGTGCAGCAGGGCGAGGCAGCGCTGGCCCAGGCCGAGAGCGCGGTCAACCTGGCCAAGCTGAACCTGGAGCGCACGCGCGTGCTGAGCCCCGTCGATGGCTACGTCAACGACCGCCTGCCGCGCCTGGGCGACTACGTCAGCACCGGCAAGCCGGTGATGTCGATGGTCGACGAGCAGTCCTTCCACGTGGAAGGCTATTTCGAAGAAACCAAGCTCGGCGGCATCCACCTGGGCAGCCCGGTGCGCATCCGCATCATGGGCGAGTCGCAGGTGCTGCGCGGCCACGTGCAGAGCATCGCGGCCGGTATCGAGGACCGCGACCGCAGCGCCGGCTCCTCGCTGCTGCCGAACGTGAATCCCACCTTCAACTGGGTGCGGCTGGCGCAGCGCGTGCCGGTGCGCATCGCGCTGGACGACATGCCGGCCGATATCCGCCTGGTGGCGGGCCGCACGGCCACCGTGTCGGTCGAAGAAGCGCGCGGCGGCAAGGGCGATGCGGCCCCGGCCGCCGCCGGCGCCGCCCCCCAGTCCGGCCATGCGGTCGCCCAGACCCCGGCCGGCAAGCAGGAGTCCATCCAGTGA
- a CDS encoding DUF1656 domain-containing protein has protein sequence MSGEVNLYGVYVPSLLVWMLLAFVIMAGLRAGLSRVGFYRLVWHRSLFNLSLYALILGGVVWLATHLQS, from the coding sequence ATGAGCGGTGAAGTCAACCTCTACGGCGTCTACGTTCCCAGCCTGCTGGTGTGGATGCTGCTGGCCTTCGTGATCATGGCGGGCCTGCGCGCCGGTTTGTCGCGCGTAGGCTTCTACCGGCTGGTCTGGCACCGTTCCCTCTTCAACCTGTCGCTGTACGCCCTCATCCTGGGTGGGGTGGTGTGGCTGGCGACGCATCTGCAATCATGA
- a CDS encoding FUSC family protein: MGSTWPSARDWIFSTKAFVASMLALFIALYIGLPRPYWAMATVYVVAHPLTGATRSKSMYRVLGTLLGAAASVALVPSLVNTPPLLMAAVAVWVAVLLYVALLDRSPRSYLFMLAAYTLPMVALPAVDHPGGVFDLAIARSEEICLGIICASVVGAVVFPAKVSNVLRDRLAQWMGDAAQWAGDMLSLRDAGAAVSLHQSRHRMAADILALDQLISQLSYDTETAARIRDAKELRGRMTMLLPVLASLASLVETMQRDEAGVPDQLAARMTAVSAWIRGEAAAPPALEENTPPALATAVASTAYERLRELTALWQDCVALQRRLGEAAPAGDWQPVFRRWNVGAARHYDHGMLLFSTGTTALGIFCMGMVWILSGWADGASAVALGAVSCCFFAALDEPAPMIRSFFIWNVVCVLLAMVYLFMILPRAHDFEMLVAMFAIPYLLFGVMIAQPRLALIAVPLAMVTATDIGLQGSYNADFQTFFNTNVAGVAGILFALVWTLLVRPFGTAAAARRLVRASWGDIARNATGRAPHEHDHLRARMLDRLAQLVPRLAASENERSTDGFTEVRVELSTLALQRELPALPEASQHAVRRVLQSVAGYYRDRLEAKADAPPEALQRRLMRAMQGVAERADQASRTAMSALVEMEVALFSTSPVNGKQ; encoded by the coding sequence ATGGGCAGTACCTGGCCGTCCGCGCGCGACTGGATCTTCTCCACCAAGGCCTTCGTGGCCTCCATGCTGGCCCTGTTCATCGCGCTCTACATCGGCCTGCCGCGCCCCTACTGGGCCATGGCGACCGTCTACGTGGTGGCGCACCCGCTGACCGGCGCGACCCGCTCCAAATCCATGTACCGCGTGCTCGGCACGCTGCTGGGCGCGGCCGCCTCGGTGGCGCTGGTGCCCTCGCTGGTCAATACGCCACCGCTGCTGATGGCGGCAGTGGCTGTCTGGGTCGCGGTGCTGCTCTACGTGGCGCTGCTCGACCGCTCCCCGCGCAGCTACCTGTTCATGCTGGCCGCCTACACGCTGCCGATGGTGGCGCTGCCGGCAGTGGACCACCCGGGCGGCGTCTTCGACCTGGCCATCGCACGTTCCGAAGAGATCTGCCTGGGCATCATCTGCGCCAGCGTGGTCGGCGCCGTGGTCTTCCCCGCCAAGGTCTCCAACGTGCTGCGCGACCGCCTGGCGCAGTGGATGGGCGACGCGGCGCAGTGGGCCGGCGACATGCTGTCGCTGCGCGATGCCGGTGCGGCGGTATCGCTTCACCAGAGCCGGCACCGCATGGCCGCCGACATCCTGGCGCTCGACCAGTTGATCAGCCAGCTTTCCTACGACACCGAGACCGCCGCGCGCATCCGCGATGCCAAGGAACTGCGCGGCCGCATGACCATGCTGCTGCCGGTGCTGGCCTCCCTGGCCAGCCTGGTCGAGACCATGCAGCGCGACGAAGCCGGCGTACCGGACCAGCTGGCCGCCCGCATGACCGCCGTTTCCGCCTGGATCCGCGGCGAGGCTGCGGCCCCTCCCGCGCTCGAGGAGAACACACCGCCTGCGCTGGCAACCGCGGTGGCGTCCACCGCCTACGAGCGGCTGCGCGAGTTGACCGCCCTGTGGCAGGATTGCGTGGCACTGCAGCGGCGCCTGGGTGAAGCCGCGCCGGCCGGAGACTGGCAGCCCGTATTCCGGCGCTGGAACGTCGGCGCGGCTCGCCACTACGACCACGGCATGCTGCTGTTTTCCACCGGCACCACCGCGCTGGGCATCTTCTGCATGGGCATGGTCTGGATCCTGTCCGGCTGGGCCGACGGCGCCAGCGCGGTGGCCCTGGGCGCGGTGTCCTGCTGTTTCTTCGCCGCGCTGGACGAACCCGCGCCGATGATCCGTTCCTTCTTCATCTGGAACGTGGTCTGCGTGCTGCTGGCCATGGTCTACCTGTTCATGATCCTGCCGCGGGCGCACGACTTCGAGATGCTGGTGGCGATGTTCGCCATCCCCTACCTGTTGTTCGGCGTGATGATCGCCCAACCCAGGCTGGCGCTGATCGCCGTGCCGCTGGCCATGGTCACGGCCACCGACATCGGCCTGCAAGGCAGCTACAACGCCGATTTCCAGACTTTCTTCAACACCAACGTGGCCGGCGTGGCGGGCATTCTGTTCGCGCTGGTGTGGACGCTGCTGGTCCGGCCCTTCGGCACCGCCGCGGCGGCACGCCGCCTGGTGCGGGCAAGCTGGGGCGACATCGCGCGCAATGCCACCGGACGCGCTCCCCATGAGCACGACCACCTGCGCGCCCGCATGCTGGACCGGCTGGCGCAACTGGTGCCGCGCCTGGCGGCCAGCGAGAACGAGCGCTCCACCGACGGTTTCACCGAGGTACGGGTGGAACTGAGCACGCTGGCGCTGCAGCGCGAGCTGCCGGCGCTGCCGGAGGCCTCCCAGCATGCAGTGCGCCGCGTGCTGCAAAGCGTGGCCGGCTATTACCGCGACCGCCTCGAAGCCAAGGCCGACGCACCGCCGGAAGCTCTGCAGCGGCGCCTGATGCGCGCGATGCAGGGGGTGGCCGAGCGGGCCGACCAGGCCTCGCGTACGGCGATGTCGGCCCTCGTCGAAATGGAAGTGGCCTTGTTTTCAACCTCTCCCGTCAACGGGAAGCAATGA
- a CDS encoding MarR family winged helix-turn-helix transcriptional regulator, with amino-acid sequence MNSIDALRFAFTGQLMLAGRQWRQISQAAVTSYGISAAAAGPLLFIRRLGGGVRQVTLADYVGLEGASLVRLLDQLSAAGLVRREVDASDRRANALWLTEAGEELAAKIEVDLKRIRSQVFAHIPAQDLEGALRVLDALARAADSVVVPQSPAPSQEA; translated from the coding sequence ATGAACTCGATAGACGCGCTGCGCTTTGCCTTTACCGGCCAGCTGATGCTGGCAGGGAGACAGTGGCGCCAGATCTCCCAGGCAGCCGTGACGTCCTACGGCATCTCCGCCGCCGCCGCCGGCCCCCTGCTGTTCATCCGCCGCCTCGGAGGAGGGGTGCGCCAGGTCACGCTGGCCGACTACGTCGGCCTGGAAGGCGCCTCGCTGGTGCGCCTGCTCGACCAGTTGAGCGCCGCGGGCCTGGTACGCCGCGAGGTGGACGCCAGCGACCGCCGTGCCAATGCCCTGTGGCTGACCGAGGCAGGTGAGGAACTGGCGGCCAAGATCGAAGTGGACCTCAAGCGCATCCGCTCGCAGGTCTTCGCCCACATCCCGGCGCAGGACCTCGAGGGCGCCTTGCGCGTGCTGGATGCCCTGGCGCGCGCCGCGGATTCGGTGGTCGTGCCGCAGAGCCCGGCACCGAGCCAGGAGGCCTGA
- a CDS encoding MgtC/SapB family protein, with amino-acid sequence MEHDYVAFSVALGIGLAIGLERERSNAGGDEQVPAGLRTFTVASLAGAVAARLPGPLVLPAVLLATGALACLAYHRTSDRDPGMTTELALLCVVLLGALATSEATLAAGAATVVLLLLHGKAWLHHFARQILSEQELRDALVLAAAALVVWPLLPDRYLGPFKAWNPHTLWLIAVLVMLMGAAGHIAVRWLGSQLGLPMAGLFGGFVSSSATIASMAALARKEPDKAQAAVAAALLSTVSTFVQMILLLAATSLATLRQLAIPLAAGLAVIAAFGGLWAWRSTHAEQAPEESPQGRAFDWRVAAGFALMTAFLLWLAAAAQAWLGATALVAVAAVAGFADAHAATASIGAQVAAGRLPVGSAMWPVLAAFSTNTLTKIGLATAAGGSRFALQVGAGLVAAAGATWLGTLAALSLS; translated from the coding sequence ATGGAACACGACTACGTGGCATTTTCTGTGGCACTGGGCATCGGCCTGGCGATCGGGCTCGAGCGCGAGCGCAGCAATGCCGGTGGCGACGAACAGGTGCCGGCCGGCCTGCGCACCTTCACCGTCGCCAGCCTCGCAGGTGCCGTGGCCGCGCGCCTGCCCGGTCCCTTGGTGCTGCCCGCCGTGCTGCTGGCGACGGGCGCGCTGGCCTGCCTGGCCTACCACCGCACCTCGGATCGCGATCCCGGCATGACCACCGAGCTGGCGCTGCTGTGCGTGGTGCTGCTGGGCGCACTCGCCACCAGCGAGGCCACGCTGGCCGCGGGCGCCGCCACGGTGGTGCTGCTGCTGCTGCACGGCAAGGCCTGGCTGCACCACTTCGCCCGCCAGATCCTCAGTGAGCAGGAACTGCGTGACGCCCTGGTACTGGCCGCCGCCGCGCTGGTGGTCTGGCCGCTGCTGCCGGATCGTTACCTCGGCCCGTTCAAGGCCTGGAACCCGCACACACTGTGGCTGATCGCCGTGCTGGTGATGCTGATGGGCGCCGCCGGCCACATCGCCGTGCGCTGGCTGGGCAGCCAGCTCGGGCTGCCGATGGCCGGCCTGTTCGGGGGCTTCGTCTCCAGCAGCGCCACCATCGCCAGCATGGCGGCGCTGGCGCGCAAGGAGCCCGACAAGGCGCAGGCGGCGGTCGCCGCGGCGCTGCTGTCCACGGTGTCCACCTTCGTGCAGATGATCCTGCTGCTGGCGGCCACCAGCCTCGCCACCTTGCGCCAGCTTGCCATCCCGCTCGCGGCCGGGCTGGCGGTGATCGCCGCTTTCGGCGGCCTCTGGGCCTGGCGCTCCACGCATGCGGAACAAGCGCCGGAAGAGTCACCGCAAGGCCGGGCCTTCGACTGGCGCGTGGCGGCCGGCTTTGCCTTGATGACGGCATTCCTGCTGTGGCTGGCCGCCGCGGCGCAGGCCTGGCTCGGCGCAACGGCCCTGGTCGCCGTGGCTGCCGTCGCCGGTTTTGCCGATGCCCACGCCGCCACCGCCTCGATCGGTGCCCAGGTGGCGGCAGGGCGGCTGCCGGTCGGCAGCGCGATGTGGCCCGTGCTGGCGGCGTTCAGCACCAATACCCTCACCAAGATCGGGTTGGCCACGGCGGCCGGGGGATCCCGCTTCGCGCTGCAGGTAGGCGCCGGGCTGGTGGCCGCCGCCGGGGCCACCTGGCTTGGGACCCTCGCGGCGCTGTCGCTGTCCTGA
- a CDS encoding AAA family ATPase — translation MDDGALTRALMHGAAYPHAAPGVRCIETHLSRVFLAGEYAYKVRKPVRFDFVDFSTLAARRADCEEELRLNRRLAGALYLDVVPIAAVAGGAGGHEDREADGNTPVRLGGSGPALDYAVRMRRFAQHDLLAARVQAGNVDGAMMDALGRRLADFHADAPRCGSTDATDYGTPARVAATLEECLQGVARLADADGAEAIQCLGRAMRSEALRLAPAMAARRRSGHVRECHGDLHLGNVVVVDGEALPFDCLEFNAGLRWIDSISDTAFLYMDLIHHGRRDLAYRFLNAYLERGGDYAGLGLLPFYAALRALVRARVGLERRHQCAAAGADAAPAAGWRALLELAETLLSRRRGAILLMHGLSGSGKSTVAARLAERGGMVRVRADVERKRPGAPPAGGWYAPAAGAATYRRLLAACRLGACAGFPMIADATFLARARRECFAAQAARLRLPFVIVHCEATVDTLRARISARAQARNDPSDADLEVLGRQLREQEPLCAAELRATTSASDADTLAARFA, via the coding sequence ATGGACGATGGCGCACTGACGCGGGCCCTGATGCACGGCGCGGCCTATCCGCACGCGGCGCCCGGGGTGCGCTGCATCGAGACCCATCTTTCGCGCGTGTTCCTGGCCGGCGAGTATGCCTATAAAGTACGCAAGCCGGTGCGCTTCGATTTCGTCGATTTTTCCACGCTGGCGGCGCGGCGCGCCGATTGCGAGGAAGAACTGCGCCTGAACCGCAGGCTGGCCGGCGCGCTGTACCTGGACGTGGTGCCCATCGCGGCCGTCGCCGGCGGTGCGGGCGGGCATGAGGACCGGGAAGCGGACGGCAATACGCCGGTCCGCCTTGGCGGCAGCGGCCCGGCCCTGGACTATGCCGTGCGCATGCGGCGTTTCGCCCAGCACGACCTGCTGGCCGCGCGCGTGCAGGCCGGCAACGTGGACGGGGCGATGATGGACGCGCTCGGCCGGCGGCTTGCCGATTTCCACGCGGACGCGCCGCGCTGCGGCAGCACGGACGCCACCGACTACGGTACGCCCGCGCGCGTTGCCGCCACACTGGAAGAATGCCTGCAAGGCGTCGCACGCCTGGCCGACGCCGACGGCGCGGAGGCCATCCAATGCCTGGGCCGCGCCATGCGCTCGGAGGCGCTGCGCCTGGCGCCGGCCATGGCGGCGCGGCGCCGCAGCGGCCATGTGCGGGAGTGCCATGGCGACCTGCATCTCGGCAACGTCGTAGTCGTCGACGGCGAGGCGCTGCCCTTCGACTGCCTGGAGTTCAATGCCGGCCTGCGCTGGATCGATTCCATCAGCGATACCGCCTTTCTCTATATGGACCTGATCCACCATGGACGGCGCGACCTGGCCTACCGCTTCCTCAATGCCTACCTCGAACGCGGCGGCGACTATGCCGGGCTCGGCCTGCTGCCTTTCTATGCCGCACTGCGGGCACTGGTGCGCGCCCGCGTGGGACTCGAACGCAGGCACCAGTGCGCGGCCGCCGGCGCGGACGCCGCGCCCGCGGCCGGCTGGCGCGCCCTGCTGGAGCTGGCCGAGACGCTGCTGTCCAGGCGCCGCGGCGCCATCCTGCTGATGCACGGCCTGTCCGGCAGCGGTAAGTCCACCGTGGCGGCACGGCTGGCCGAGCGCGGCGGCATGGTGCGTGTGCGTGCCGATGTCGAGCGCAAGCGTCCGGGCGCGCCACCCGCCGGCGGCTGGTATGCGCCGGCCGCAGGCGCCGCGACCTACCGGCGCCTGCTGGCCGCGTGCCGCCTCGGGGCCTGCGCCGGCTTTCCGATGATCGCCGACGCCACCTTCCTGGCGCGCGCGCGCCGCGAGTGCTTCGCCGCACAGGCGGCGCGGCTGCGCCTGCCCTTCGTCATCGTCCACTGCGAGGCGACGGTCGACACCCTGCGTGCGCGCATCTCGGCACGGGCCCAGGCGCGCAACGATCCGTCCGATGCCGACCTCGAGGTGCTTGGCCGGCAGTTGCGCGAGCAGGAGCCGCTGTGCGCGGCCGAGCTTCGCGCCACCACCAGCGCGAGCGATGCGGACACGCTGGCGGCGCGCTTCGCCTGA